Below is a window of Leptospira saintgironsiae DNA.
TCAGAGCCAAGAATATATCATCAATATCTTTTAATGAAATTTTCATAGTATATAAACCTTATATTTTAATAGCGGAAAGGGATATAAAAGCTGAACGATTACTATAAGCTCGAGTTACATTAAAACAAGCTTACGTTAAATACCGAATACAATGAGTGTATTCTTATAATTTAATTTTTCTTAATGATCAATATCCCGGCAAGATAACTTGTTGGGATATACGCTCCTACCAAATCCAGAACATTGAACCAAACTGGAGAAGGAAGCATCAGAACATTCGCAATTCCACCCGCCAAGAAGAAGGCTCCAATAACTAAAGAAAATTTAAGTTTATGATTCGCAGCAATCAATGCAGCTAACAGCGCTCCCACAAATGTACCAAGAGCATGAGCTAAAAAAGGAAAGACAAAATGTTTAGGCTGGAACAGGTGCATGGATGCTTTTAGGCCTTCTACAGTAGTTACATCGGCGCCTTCCGGAGGAGGAATGATACTCCCGCTGATTGTAATAAGTCCCATATTCACTATACTTCCAATAAGAAGCCCAGCAATCACAGATAAGGTATTTCTAACATAAGGATTCATAATATAGTAGCTCACCAATCAAAAATAAATGATTTAAAGGGCTTATGTAAACAATGCAAGTGCAAAATTATGAGCCTATTCTCTATATTCCGCCCTTTATCTCGTCTCAGAAAACCCTAAAAATTTATTAAACTAATTGGTTTAATATTTGACAAAGGAAAATTTTATTGAATTTATTCAACTAAATGGTTGTATTTCATAAAAATGAACAAAGGCTAGATCGAGTATTCGCGGCTCTTGCAGATAGCTCAAGAAGGCAGATGCTTGCCAAATTGAGAAAAAGGCCTCTCACCATTTCAGAATTGGCAGAACCCTTTTCCATGTCATTTGCAGGAGTTGCTAAACATATAGATGTGCTCACATCGGCTGGTTTAGTTCGTAAAGTGAGGGATGTTGAAGATGGCCGCAGCTTTCGATTAGAGCTGCAAAATCAATCTCTTACGGAAGCTTCTGCATGGCTTGCATATCATCAGGAATTCTGGACCAACAAATTAGATAGACTCGAATCCTTTATAGAGGAGCAAGACCATGATAAACCAAGTCGTAAAAGTAGAAAAAAGAATTAATGCAGAACCGATTCGATTGTTTCGAGCCTGGTTAAAAGCAGAAGAATTTTCTAGCTGGTTTTTACCTGGGAATTCAATCGGGATCGAATCAGCCTTATTAGATCCGCGCCCTGGTGGTCGCTTCAAGATCAATATGTTACATGAAGGCAAAATACTTCCTCATGAAGGGGAATATCAGATAATCGATGAACCAAAAAAATTGGTATTTACTTGGAGATCACATGCGACCGGAGGTTTGGATACATTAGTCACAGTTACTTTCGATCCATTGGAAGAAGGATCTTTAAATCCAAATAAGAAAACACAAACACTCATAACGTTAATACATGAACGTTTAATAGGAGAAGATGCAATCACT
It encodes the following:
- a CDS encoding ArsR/SmtB family transcription factor, coding for MLAKLRKRPLTISELAEPFSMSFAGVAKHIDVLTSAGLVRKVRDVEDGRSFRLELQNQSLTEASAWLAYHQEFWTNKLDRLESFIEEQDHDKPSRKSRKKN
- a CDS encoding SRPBCC family protein, yielding MINQVVKVEKRINAEPIRLFRAWLKAEEFSSWFLPGNSIGIESALLDPRPGGRFKINMLHEGKILPHEGEYQIIDEPKKLVFTWRSHATGGLDTLVTVTFDPLEEGSLNPNKKTQTLITLIHERLIGEDAITSHKAGWTHILDSLEKWQIGKV